In Aureibaculum algae, the following are encoded in one genomic region:
- a CDS encoding OmpA family protein, whose protein sequence is MKTYVNTVFGVMFFLCMTIIQAQNSDSTNDRFPFEYNERSKTTEVSLIWDKVYTNLYASFMNEDNVIILHSYSSATGKKEYNMKLSKERGNAVKKFLVNNGVEASRIKIQPHGEPNIENYDDDYAGDRNVIPEFKRRTTEKSKDFIDAFKSKETLDDDINEGHKIFLKIVNPYVTYIKNKYHLQELPGPGRPSKDVNEFLKQTKEVFDDAKGAYGDATTGDYKNLAEVVGNYGAASFIDLFTSLQAGKVAKNRKLLYDVIGEAFATECFPNYNANIEDCTIIEKFLFYSVKYKVSGLSNLKKYKLRVRFVAGKTHTMSTFPRSYRFERSMDDYSMFMANIRHYFALSDTRYKD, encoded by the coding sequence ATGAAAACATATGTGAATACAGTTTTTGGAGTTATGTTTTTTTTATGCATGACTATTATACAAGCTCAAAATAGTGATTCTACGAATGACAGATTTCCTTTTGAATATAATGAGCGATCTAAAACTACTGAAGTTTCATTGATTTGGGATAAAGTGTATACTAATTTGTATGCGAGTTTTATGAATGAAGATAATGTCATAATACTACATAGTTATAGTAGTGCAACGGGCAAAAAAGAATACAACATGAAATTATCAAAAGAAAGAGGAAATGCAGTGAAAAAATTTCTAGTAAATAATGGTGTTGAAGCTTCAAGAATTAAAATTCAACCACATGGAGAACCAAACATTGAGAATTATGATGATGATTATGCAGGCGACAGAAATGTAATTCCAGAATTTAAAAGGCGAACAACAGAAAAATCCAAAGATTTTATAGATGCGTTTAAAAGCAAAGAAACGTTAGACGATGATATTAATGAAGGACATAAAATATTTTTAAAAATTGTTAATCCATACGTTACTTACATTAAAAATAAGTATCACCTTCAAGAACTACCAGGGCCAGGTAGGCCGTCAAAAGATGTAAATGAGTTCTTAAAACAAACTAAGGAAGTTTTTGATGATGCCAAGGGAGCTTATGGTGATGCAACTACAGGTGATTATAAAAATTTAGCGGAAGTAGTTGGTAACTATGGAGCAGCATCATTTATCGATTTGTTCACGAGCCTGCAAGCTGGTAAGGTTGCTAAAAATAGAAAGTTACTTTATGATGTAATTGGAGAGGCTTTTGCTACGGAATGCTTTCCAAATTACAATGCAAATATTGAAGATTGCACTATTATTGAAAAATTTTTATTTTACTCGGTAAAGTACAAAGTTAGTGGGCTTTCAAATTTGAAAAAATATAAGTTGAGGGTAAGATTTGTTGCTGGAAAAACGCATACGATGAGTACGTTTCCTCGGAGCTACCGGTTTGAGCGAAGCATGGATGATTACTCTATGTTTATGGCTAATATTCGCCATTATTTTGCATTATCCGATACAAGGTATAAAGATTAG
- a CDS encoding hybrid sensor histidine kinase/response regulator transcription factor gives MKLFQRDFIVPMRKYRLHSLLITFLFFNFSYSFSQQIKNSNTELTPLEIWESGLPYIENYNYADYKNSPWNFRIIEGNNGFIYVGNGEGVLEFDGNTWEFIPTEFKDWVMAFSKTVNDKIYVGGRRDLGYLEPDELGTMKYKSLTANLDPNFKDFNGFASTKTDGISSTVTNGDNVYFSSSKYLFRWDGEKFKTWKAQEEFGEIFKVNGSLYIIDLGVGLQKLVDDSFHVISGSEILTKNYEKRIVEIREMLPYRNNQILIIHSDQGMVLYNGENFEPFNEKSNEILEKSNIYGGVALSNGDYALASLVSGVFIIDGKTGEIKKRIGKRHGLTSNELYAIYEDSNGAIWVCGGEGISKIEWASPFRIFNDLSGLNEIVTSVCYQSGKLFVESNGLYYLAKDNSYMENKKLVFEKIKGIRAGRLMGITSSNNNIFTYNESQIYKISNTYEAELIIEMVIGFSSIVKSKVNNSKFHLATYDKELYELNLINNKWYTEFVLQTDGVITDIEDDSLGNLWFAVHDKGYYYGEKLSDNIESTTNFEIKKYKSMDELPSISKSFITKFKNELVVNTDEGYYKFNNNDQTFEKYSLWPNQYDKYGENTVVEFGFEKFDNKGELWHTTRADNVTRVFKLSQDKLTELKEIKLFSDSRIEYFELMGEISLFVTTNNGILMYNPNMVRSFNKNLSTKLRKVWINNDSLIYAGSDRYKNMEDSFELPFKKNTLKFEYSLPYYTKSENNTYQYILEGFDDDWSSWSTETKKNYTKIPEGDYTFKVRSKNIYDESGNEDSYYFTILPPWYRTWWAYLLYIIGSIGVVTLYSKWRSNELQKKNVALENTINNRTLEIRQKNKLLNHQTEQLEQLNESKTRLYSNITHEFRTPLTVILGMVDTLKTNVPFNSFEGAEKSLEMIRRNGKNLLKLVNELLDLAKVESGSMELNLIQTDVIPFVKYLSESFHSLAEAKKINLTVYSEIDGLEMDIDVNKMASIISNLLSNAIKFTSANGKIIVHLNKAKNDGAKVFIIKVQDNGLGLSEDDIASLFDRFYQADNRNLQYQVGTGIGLSLVKDFVELMNGTIGVESILGKGSTFTVQLPVTHNAVKTVDASITIEPTIKKETNIIKSEPIDSNGLSTLPLALIIEDNEDVAHYLKTCLKGKYQTMHAINGNLGIEMAFEKIPDIIVSDVMMPGKDGFEVCTILKTDERTDHIPIVILTAKVTTEDRLTGLLHGADAYLAKPFNEKELFIRLDQLVLLRKKLNEKIQKEGLNSFLDKQVESPETKFLIKVKQFINEDIGNSEFGSGNLANKLNLSESQVYRKLKAITDKSTAVFIRSVRLQRAKELIQITDKTISEIAYEVGFNDPSWFSKAFKDEFGFAPSEINK, from the coding sequence ATGAAACTATTTCAACGTGATTTTATTGTGCCAATGAGAAAATACCGTTTGCATAGCCTTTTGATAACTTTCTTATTCTTTAATTTTTCTTATTCTTTTTCTCAGCAGATCAAAAATTCTAATACAGAACTTACACCTCTAGAAATTTGGGAATCTGGATTACCATATATTGAAAACTATAACTATGCTGATTATAAGAATAGCCCATGGAACTTTAGAATTATAGAAGGAAATAATGGATTTATTTATGTAGGGAATGGTGAAGGAGTCCTTGAATTTGATGGTAATACATGGGAGTTTATTCCAACAGAATTTAAAGATTGGGTGATGGCTTTCTCTAAAACAGTAAATGATAAAATATATGTAGGAGGTCGCCGAGATTTAGGGTATTTGGAACCGGATGAACTTGGTACAATGAAATATAAATCGCTCACAGCTAATCTTGATCCCAACTTTAAAGATTTCAATGGTTTTGCCTCAACGAAAACAGATGGTATTTCTTCAACTGTTACAAATGGAGATAATGTGTATTTTTCATCCTCTAAATACCTTTTTAGATGGGACGGTGAAAAATTTAAAACTTGGAAGGCACAGGAAGAGTTTGGCGAAATTTTTAAGGTAAATGGTTCACTATATATAATTGATTTAGGTGTTGGATTACAAAAACTAGTTGATGATTCTTTTCATGTAATTTCTGGCTCGGAGATTTTAACTAAAAATTATGAAAAACGTATTGTAGAAATACGCGAAATGTTACCCTATCGAAATAATCAAATCTTAATTATTCATTCAGATCAGGGCATGGTACTTTACAATGGTGAAAATTTTGAACCATTTAACGAAAAAAGCAATGAAATTTTAGAAAAAAGCAATATATATGGTGGAGTTGCTTTATCAAATGGAGATTATGCACTTGCATCACTTGTTTCCGGAGTATTTATAATTGACGGAAAAACAGGTGAAATAAAAAAGAGAATTGGAAAAAGACACGGTTTGACTAGTAATGAACTTTATGCTATATATGAAGACAGTAATGGTGCGATTTGGGTTTGTGGTGGTGAAGGTATTTCTAAGATAGAATGGGCATCACCGTTTAGAATATTCAATGATTTGAGTGGGTTAAATGAAATTGTGACTTCTGTATGTTATCAGTCAGGTAAATTATTTGTTGAGAGTAACGGACTATATTATTTGGCAAAGGACAATTCTTATATGGAGAATAAAAAGTTGGTTTTTGAAAAAATAAAAGGGATTAGGGCTGGTAGACTTATGGGTATTACTTCTTCTAACAATAATATATTTACTTATAATGAAAGTCAAATTTATAAAATTAGTAATACTTATGAAGCAGAACTTATTATTGAAATGGTGATTGGTTTTTCTTCTATTGTAAAATCAAAAGTAAATAATTCAAAATTTCATTTGGCTACGTATGATAAAGAGTTATATGAACTTAACCTTATAAATAATAAATGGTATACTGAATTTGTTCTTCAAACAGATGGAGTCATAACAGATATTGAGGATGATTCCTTAGGTAATCTATGGTTTGCTGTACACGATAAGGGGTACTATTATGGTGAAAAGTTATCTGATAATATAGAAAGTACAACTAATTTCGAGATTAAAAAATACAAATCTATGGATGAACTTCCGTCGATTTCAAAAAGTTTTATCACTAAATTTAAAAATGAATTGGTCGTAAATACGGACGAAGGTTATTATAAATTTAATAATAATGACCAAACTTTTGAAAAGTATAGTTTATGGCCAAATCAGTACGATAAATATGGCGAGAATACGGTTGTCGAATTTGGTTTTGAGAAATTTGATAATAAAGGTGAATTATGGCATACAACTAGAGCTGATAATGTAACTAGAGTCTTTAAACTCTCTCAAGATAAACTTACTGAACTTAAAGAAATTAAGCTGTTTTCTGATTCTAGAATAGAATATTTTGAGCTTATGGGTGAAATTTCGCTTTTCGTTACAACAAATAACGGTATACTTATGTATAATCCGAATATGGTTAGATCTTTCAACAAAAACTTGAGCACTAAATTAAGAAAGGTATGGATAAATAATGATTCTTTGATTTATGCTGGCTCTGACCGGTACAAGAACATGGAAGATAGTTTTGAACTGCCTTTTAAAAAAAATACACTAAAATTTGAATATTCTCTTCCTTATTACACCAAATCAGAAAACAATACGTATCAATATATCTTGGAAGGTTTTGACGATGACTGGTCGTCTTGGTCTACCGAGACAAAAAAAAATTACACCAAAATACCTGAAGGTGACTACACATTCAAAGTACGCTCTAAAAACATTTATGATGAATCTGGAAATGAAGATAGTTATTACTTCACCATTTTACCACCATGGTATAGAACATGGTGGGCATACCTATTATATATTATTGGATCCATCGGTGTTGTAACCTTATATTCTAAATGGAGGTCTAATGAGTTGCAGAAAAAGAATGTAGCACTTGAAAATACCATTAACAATCGTACACTTGAAATAAGACAAAAGAATAAACTTTTGAATCACCAAACGGAGCAATTAGAGCAGTTGAACGAATCAAAAACAAGGTTGTACTCAAACATCACCCATGAATTTCGTACACCATTAACCGTAATCTTAGGGATGGTGGACACCTTAAAAACAAACGTGCCTTTTAATAGTTTCGAAGGAGCTGAAAAATCATTAGAAATGATTCGACGTAACGGTAAAAATTTATTAAAATTAGTTAATGAGCTCTTAGATTTGGCAAAGGTTGAGAGCGGCTCAATGGAGTTGAATTTGATTCAGACTGATGTTATACCGTTTGTCAAATATTTGAGTGAAAGCTTTCATTCTTTAGCGGAAGCTAAGAAAATAAATCTCACTGTTTATTCTGAAATTGACGGCTTGGAAATGGATATAGATGTGAATAAGATGGCATCGATTATTTCCAATTTGCTTTCAAATGCAATTAAATTTACTTCTGCTAACGGAAAGATAATAGTGCATCTGAACAAAGCAAAAAATGATGGTGCTAAAGTATTCATAATAAAAGTACAAGATAATGGGTTAGGATTGTCAGAAGACGACATTGCCTCATTATTTGACCGTTTCTATCAGGCAGATAACCGAAATTTACAATATCAAGTAGGTACAGGTATCGGACTTTCTTTGGTAAAAGATTTTGTAGAATTAATGAATGGAACTATTGGGGTTGAGAGTATTCTCGGTAAAGGAAGTACGTTTACTGTTCAACTTCCTGTAACCCATAATGCAGTTAAGACGGTAGATGCTTCAATAACGATAGAGCCAACTATAAAAAAAGAAACTAATATTATAAAATCAGAACCAATTGACTCGAATGGGCTTTCTACTTTGCCATTAGCTCTTATAATTGAGGATAATGAAGATGTAGCCCATTATTTAAAAACTTGCTTAAAAGGAAAGTACCAAACCATGCATGCCATAAATGGCAATTTAGGTATAGAAATGGCCTTTGAAAAAATACCTGATATCATTGTAAGTGATGTTATGATGCCTGGGAAAGATGGTTTTGAAGTGTGTACAATACTAAAAACAGATGAGCGTACAGACCATATACCTATAGTAATCTTAACCGCTAAAGTAACAACAGAAGATCGTTTAACAGGACTATTACACGGTGCAGATGCCTATTTGGCCAAACCCTTTAACGAAAAGGAATTATTTATTCGATTAGATCAATTGGTTTTACTCCGAAAAAAATTAAATGAAAAAATTCAAAAAGAGGGCTTAAATTCATTTCTGGACAAACAAGTAGAAAGTCCAGAAACAAAATTTCTTATAAAAGTTAAACAATTTATAAATGAGGATATTGGCAATTCTGAATTTGGTTCAGGAAACCTTGCAAACAAATTGAATTTAAGCGAGTCGCAAGTCTATAGAAAATTGAAGGCCATTACTGATAAATCTACTGCGGTTTTTATCCGTTCAGTAAGATTGCAAAGAGCGAAAGAATTAATTCAAATTACAGACAAAACCATTTCTGAAATTGCTTACGAGGTCGGTTTTAACGATCCATCTTGGTTTAGTAAGGCCTTTAAAGATGAATTTGGTTTTGCACCTAGTGAAATTAATAAGTAG